CAGCGATCAGATCCAACTCATCCTCGGTGGTGACAAAAGGTGGGGAGATCGTCAAAATGTTTGCAAACCCCGGCACGGTATCGCCGTTCTTGCCAATCAGAATGCCGTCCCTTTTACAGCTGGCGAGTACCTTCATTACTTTATCCGCCTCCGCAGGAGAACCATCTGCTTCAATCAATTCAATGCCAAAGGCGAATCCGAATGAACGGATATCCCCCACAATGGACAGCTCCAGCAAAGGTTCCAGCTTCTCACGAAGCAGGTATCCCAGTTCTTCCGCCCGGCTGACCAGATTCTCTCGTTCCAGAATCTCCAGATTCGCCAGTGCCACCCGGCAGGATACCGGATTCCCGCCAAATGTATTCACATGGCGAAAGTGGGCATCCGGTCCGGGTTCCCGGAACGTGTCGTACAGATCGGCTCGCACCGCCGTTGCTGATAGCGGCGAATACGCACTGGTCATGCCTTTTGCCATCGTCACAATATCTGGCTGTACGCCATAGTTCTGATGACCAAACTTCTGCCCAGATCGGCCAAAACCGCAGATTACCTCATCTACAATGAGCAGCACGCCATAGCGCTGACAGATCTCTTGCACGGTACGCATATAATCCGGTGGGGGTACAATCATGCCGCCCCCTGTGATCACCGGCTCCATAATTACTGCGGCAACCGTCTCAGGACCTTCCCAACGAATCACCTCTTCATAGATGGTTGCACATTCGAGTCCGCATCCATCCTTTTTTCGTCCAAACGGACAGCGGTAACAATACGGTGGTGGAACATGAGAGAAACCTACGCCGAGTGGCTCGTATTTGATCTTGCGGGCAGCTTGCCCAGTGGCGCCCAGCGCGCCCATGGAGTTACCGTGATAGGCACGGTGACGGGAGATGAATTTGTGACGAGTAGGTTCACCATTCTGATGGTGATACTGACGGGCTATTTTGAAAGCCACCTCATTCGCATCTGAACCTGAGTTGGAGAAGAATATTCGATACTCCCCCTCAAGCCATTCATTCAGCTTCTCCGCCAGCAAAATTGCCGGTTCGTGACTCTGCGTCATCGGTACATAAGCGAGTGCTTTCATCTGTTCGTAGGCATTCCGCGCAATCTCCTCACGGCCGTGCCCCACATTCACACACCACAGTCCAGACATCGCATCCAGATAACGCGTACCATCCTGATCGGTGATCCAACTGCCCTCCCCACTCACTGCAATCATCGGATGATCGTTATGAGGCGAGATGTGATGCCATACGTATTTGCGATCCTTCTCCAGCCATTCTTCCTTCGTACTGCCAAGCGGCTGAGGCTGCTGATCTACAGAACTCATTCGTCATCCTCCTTCTATAAGCTGATCCAATATGCTTTACACATGCCCACTCCGATTGCAGTACCATCTTCCGATCGCTGTTATCCCCAGATTTTCTAGATTCATTTTTCCTTAAGGAAAAATCCGGGGATAAAGGCGCACGCTTCGCTTCCTCAGATTGGTTCTGCACTCTTCGTTCTCGTGTAAATGTTCGTCCACGCTTATTTCACCGCTTCTTCATAGATGCTTTTCTCCAGCGCTTCATCCAGGTTGGCCGCTTTTTTGATCAAACCATAATTCAGTGCAATATCCGCAGTCCGGGTAAATGACTCATCCACAAAGCTACCGACCTGCTGCTCCGTAAATCCTTCCGGGCGAATCAGCTTCGCAATCTCTTCCAGCATCGTGACCTGATGCTCACGAGTCGTACTGCCATCCGTCACATTACTCATCACGATATCCACCGTCTCATCCTGTTGATCAATGGCGTAGTTCCAGCCTTTCAAAATGGCACGGGTCACTTTGACCGCAAGCTCACGGTTGCTGTCTACCCAATCCTTTTTGGCAATCAGAGTGTCCTCCAGCATGCCAACACCGGCATCTTCAATGTTGAACACATCCAGATCGGATTCTTTCATTCCACTTTCCAGCACCACGTGATATTCGTTATAGATCGTTGCCGTCGCCACATCTACCTGATCGTTGAAAAACTGATCCATCGTGAACCCCTGCTTCACCAGTTCAATATCCTTCTTCGGATCCAGGCCATTCTTCTCCATGAACGCGAGCACCTGAAACTGCTGACTGCCAAACCAGGTACTGACCTTCTTACCTTTCATCTCAGCGGGATCAGTAATACCTAGGGACTTCTTGGCAATCAAGCGATAACTGCTCTTCTGTGAGATCTGGGCAAGCGAGACAAGCGGCAGACCGTTATCCCGGCTGACCAGCAAACTGTCTACACCCGTGATCCCCACATCGGCCGCACCATTGACTACCTGCTGCTCAATCACGATATCCGGCCCACCTGGAATAATCTCGGCATCAATGCCTTCATCTGCAAAAAAACCTTTCTCCTTCGCTGCATAAATCCCGGCAAATTGCGCCTGCGGCACCCATTTCAGTTGAATTTTCACTTTGGTTAAGGGTTGATCTGCTTCGCCCGCCCCTCCTGAACTCGCAGCAACAGGCTCAGCCGCCGGCTCGGACTTCGTAGAACATGCGCCCAACATCGTAACAACCAACAGGACCAATACCAGCAAACCCGGCTTCAACGTTTTGTACATGTACAGAACAACCCCCTGTTTATATACGATTTATCAAGCATCAGTCCGTGTTCAAAAAGTCTGCTTTTCAGTACCGTGGACTTTTTGAACAACCTCTATCAGGTATTACGATCTATGGATGGTTGATACCCTGATGTATGTTAGTGATCTGTGCGTGCACGATTCCACGGAATGAGTCGTTTTTCTGCCAGGACAACTGCTTCATACAACACAATGCCGAGCGCGGCTGCGATGACAATGCAGGACCAGGCCAAAGGCATGTTCGCCAGTCGAATCTGATCCGAGAGCAAGTACCCCAGCCCTTGGGAGGCGATGAAAAATTCACCCACAATGGCCCCGATAATACTGGTCGACATGTTGATCTTCAGACCGGCAAAGAGGGAAGGCAGGGCATGAGGCAGTCTCAGCTTCCAAAAAAACTGCATCCTGCTCGCGGCAAGGCCACTCAGCAGATCACTGTACTGCGGCTGAATGGAAGTCAGTCCTTTGAACAGGCTAACAGCCATCGCTGCCATCGTAATCACCGTGACGACTGCAATACGCGACCAGATCCCGTCTCCGAACCAATTGTTCATAATCGGGGCAAGAGCCACGATCGGAACGGCGTTCAGTGCAGACAAAACCGTAACCGCCGCCCTACCGCTTGTTGGGAAGAATGATGCGCCCGCTGCCGCCAGAGCACCCAACAGGGAGCCGAGCAGGAAGCCACCCAGCATTTCGGTTCCGCTGTACATCGCATATCGAAAGAGCATATTGGCATTTTCCTGAATGGATACCGCAATCGCGGAAGGCACGGGCAGTTGGTAGCTTTCCAGCGAGAATATCCAATGAAACAACCTGAGCTGCCAGAGGGTGAGAAACAACCCACCCGCACCCCAAGGAAGCATACTCAGTGCAACCGATCGTCCGCGAACGCCAGGGCCTGATCTGACCTTTTCGGCTTGTCCCTGTTGTCCATGAATTTCCGAACCTGGAACAGTCGTCATCTGTGAACCAGAGAGGGGCGTAGCCGCGCCAGTTACAGTAGCAATAGCCACACCTTCATCACGCTTCCGTTGCAAAACTCTACCTTCACTCATGTGGCATCGCCTCCTTTGGCCCTGAATTCAGGCTGCCAAGGGGTTAGCCAACGTTCAGCCAGACTGATGGCCAGATACGAGATCAGGCCAATGCCAATGCTAAGCATGATGGTGGCCCAGAACATGCCAACTTGGGCATGGCCGTAATATAACGAACTGACCATCAGGACGCCGAGCCCGTCGGGGGCGCCCATCAATTCCACAACGATGGAGGAGGTCACCGCCAGCGGAGCGGCTATTTTCATACCAGAAAATAGTCCCGGCAGTGCTGAGGGTAGCAGACATTTGATATATCGTGCAGTCAGTGAAGCTCCACAGGAACGCATAAGTTCCAGATGCTCTGGTGCTGCACTTTTCAATCCTTTTAATGTATGGATGATGATCGGGAAGAAAGTAACATACGCCGCCATAACAATCCGCGCCCACTCCGCGTTGTGAATGATGCCGTACACGATTGGTGCGAGACCAATAACCGGAACCATCTGTGAGGAGACAACATATGGCGATAACGTGCGCTCCAGCCAGATAGCCCCACTCATGAGTAGAGCCAGACCCAGACCAAGCAACGTTCCCCCTGCAAAACCAATGGCGGCATTGCCAAACGTGACAGCCCCCTGCTCTGCCAGCGTACCCGAGTAACGAAACAAGGCTACAAGGACATCATGCAGATAAGGAAGGCGAGACGCCGCCTGCTGGGGTGACAGGAACAATTGGAGCATCCAGGCGGCTGCTTCCCACAGTACCAATACGGCCATAATCCAGATGACGACCCAGGATCGATATCCTGGCTTAAAGAACCGCAGAGACATGAGATTCATCACGCTCCTCGTAGAAGCAATTGCGAATGGTTGTGATCATGTGGTAGAAGGCTTCCGTTTCTCTCAGTTCACTATGACGTTCGGAAGGCAGATTGACGGAATGAATGGAATGTACTTGCCCCGGATGTGCCGAGAGCACGATGATCCGGTCGGACAGAAATACGGCTTCGGGGATGCTGTGTGTGACAAAGAGGAAGGTCTTGCCTGTTGAGCGCTTGATCTCAAGCAGCTCCAATTGAAGTTTTTCTTTGGTGAATTCGTCCAAGGCGGAAAAGGGTTCATCCATGAGCAGCAATGGCGGATCAAGCGCAAGCGCACGTGCAATGGATACACGTTGCTGCATTCCTCCACTGAGTTGCCATGGATAATGGTCTGCGAAGCGGGTTAACCCTACCATTTCAAGCAGTTCACCGCTAATGCGGCGGCACTCCTTACGGCGGGTGCCGAGCAGCTCCAAAGGCAATTCCACATTGTGACGAACGGTGCGCCAATCGAACAAGGCGGGTGTCTGAAAGACAATGCCGAACTGTCGCTGTAGTCGAGCCCGCTCAGGCTCCTGACCTGCAATGCGTACGGTGCCTGAGGTGGGCTGAAGCAAATCACCTACCAGCCGGAGCAAGGTCGACTTGCCACAGCCGGAAGGGCCCAGCAGGGAGACAAACTCATTGGACTGGATCTGGAATGTAACATCCGACAAGGCAGTCACTTGTTGTGTACCTGTACCAAAAACAACGGACACATGATCTACATCAATATGGCAGGCTTCGGGGACTGTCGCTGAGGATATGGAGGACATGGGCATTCTCCTTTGTGGGAAGTTGTTTTCATTGCACACCAAGGCTGAATGGGAGGTTTATATACACAAACGTAACAGGTTTTGCTTGTTAGATAATACTATATCGCTTTGGGCGGGGATTACATTATACAGTGTGTTTTGAGTATGGGCCTGTTCATGTTACACAATGTAAAATGAAATGGATTCTCAGATACATATATGTGAGTTTTCTTCATAGATAGCTAACATACATTTCACCTAACAACAAGCGCACGATCATTTGTATTTATTGATTAAATATTCGGAAAATATGACATATGCCCTCGTATTTTTGCTCATTTTCTTGTATAAAGATTGAATAGACGTACAAGGACTTCCACCTCCACGTGAGTCAACGCTCCTGAATGATGAAGGCGGTATCACTATTCGGATTAATCACCACGCAGGTTGGATTCCTCTGTCACATATCACTTTGAAAATCACATATATAGGTCTATCCAAGGATCAGTAGAACGAAGCTTTCAAATCCAGAAATCGGGGTGGTCATGATGTTTGATTGGCTGGGATGGAGAAAAGGATTGCCGCTGTGGCGATCGTATCGGTTGAACGCACATATAAAGGAAGATGTGGAACAGATTTTTGAGGGGATTGCCGAAACGAGACGGCAGCTTATGATGGACTGGGCAGATGAACAATGGAATCACCTGGATCGTTTGCTTCAACAGATACAGTCGGTCCAATTACAGGATGTATTACAAGGTTCACAGCAACTAAGCAAACTAGATGCATGGTTTCAATCCAGTTATATTCGAGCCGTAGACAGTACGGAGCTATTCATGCTGAACGAACAGAATCAGGTGGTACTCTCTACATATAAGAAACATATTGGACAGATCTATGAAGATTACGAAGCTTTGATTGGACCAGGATTGAAGTACTCCCGAGCAGATATTCATGGGAAAAAGTGTTTGTATGGCCCATATTCCGATCCACTGACGTTGGATATTGGTCCACGCTCGTCCGCTTTTCACGATGATGTCACCTTGCTGTTTATCTCCCCAATCCTGCAGGAAGGTCGATATGTCGGTTCATTATGCAGCCGTGTTCCCGGGGATGTACTCGGTGACCTGATCCAACGAGAATCAGGTCATATCTATCCCGATTCCGGTGACAATTACCTCTTTATGGCTGAGTCGATATTACGGCCCCATCTGCAACCCGGCACCGCCTTATCCCGAAGTCGATTCGAAGACCGTACCTTTACACATGGAGAAAATCTCAAAGATGGCGTCACCACCGAATGGGGTATCGTTTCCGTCAAGGAGCATACCGAACTGGAACTCATGTTCACTGATCCGTCGACCGGAGAACTACACCCCGGAGTAGCAAACACCATTCAGAATGGTTCCAATCTGTTTGTAGCCTTTCCCGGCTACTCGGATTATCGCCATATTTCTGTGATCGGCAAAGGTATCACCTTCCAGCTGCCACACTGTCCTGATCGCTGGGGCATGATGTGTGAAGGGGATCTGGAGGAAGTGTATCGGATACGAAGCATCGGCTGGCGCCAGTTCAAGCAACACAGTCTCTTCACGCTTTTGTCAGGCGTTGCAGGAGCAGCTCTTGTCTATGCCTTCACTGGTAGTGGTTGGAGCGCGACAGCAATGGCCGCTTTTAACGTGTTATTTGGATTCTTCACTGCATTACAGCTGCATCGTAGCCAATATCAACGAGTTCATGAAGACTTGCGTCGCATCAGCCGATTTATTCGAATTAACGCCGAAGGCAGGGGTGATCTGACCCAGCGCCTGAACACGTCTGCTTTTGCCCAAGATGAATCAGGTGAACTGGCGAAGTGGATCAACAACATGATTGATTCTCTCGAAGGCATTATGCTGAAGGTACAACTTGCCACGGTAGACGTTATGGACAACCAGTATCAGATGCGAACCTCAACAGAGACAACCCAAGGCACGACTGAACGTGTGAACCACAAGCTTGGTTCGATGATTCAGGCCATTCGTACCCAACTGGAAGATCTTGACCAGGCCAAGATCGCTGCTGATCACATGCGCATAACGCTGCAACAACTGGAGACCTCTGCTACCGAACAGATCAGCGTGGCCCAGCAGGAAGTGGAACGAATCGGCGACAAAATGACCCAAATCTCAGGAGCGGTATCCGATACTAACCGTACCATCCTGTCCTTCATGGATACCATGAAAGAGATTTACCGTGCACTGGCTGTCATTGATGAAATTTCAGCTCAGACCAACCTGCTGGCTCTGAATGCTACAATTGAAGCCGCACGCGTAGGCGAACATGGCCAAGGGTTCTCGGTCGTGGCAGGGGAAATCCGCAAGCTAGCCGAGTTATCCCGCTCTTCAACTGAAAATATTCATCAGATTCTGGACCGAATCTCAACGGCAGCAGGAGCGGCATCTCAATTAATCACAGAGGGTGATCAGGTACTGGCTGAAGGAACAACACTGGTTCAGGCCGCTTCGCAACTTCTGCAAAATGCTACCGCTGAAGAACCTGAACGCACACAAGTCGTGGATCAAGTGGTCATGCTGATGGAGAATATTGCTGCAATCAGCCATCAAAATCGGGCGACATCTGCTGAGGTAGAAGCAGAGATGATGGAGCTGATCCGTGATATGTTGCAGGTTCAGCATTCTTCGCATAATGTGGAAGCCATTACGGTCTTTCTGCAACAACTCGTGGGACAATTCCATCTGAATCACCCCGCCAAAAATGCTGTCATCTGACGTCATCGTTGACGCGGATTGGAGAAATAGCTAAAATTTGATGCAACTGTTCCTTTTGAAATTGTCGTATCATTTATAATAGAAGATTTCCAATCTGAACCGATGAAAGGGTGGTCTGCATGGAACTGCTTCAGGATTCATTTGGCCGGATACATGACTACATCCGTATTTCTGTTACGGACCGCTGTAATTTACGCTGTGTGTATTGCATGCCCGCAGAGGGTATGGAGTTTGCTCCACATGATGAGATTATGAGCTACGAAGAGATCGCACAGGTGCTGAAGGTGCTTGCTCCGATGGGCATGCGCAAAGTCCGACTCACCGGGGGCGAACCGTTGGTACGGAAGGATCTGCACAAGCTCGTCAGCATGATCTCCGCAATTGACGGGATTGACGATATTGCCCTGACTACCAATGCTCTTCTACTGGACAAACAAGCTCAGGCGTTGAAAGATGCTGGGTTAAACCGGATTAACATCAGTCTGGATTCCCTGCGCGCTGATCGCTTCTCCATGATTACCCGCGGTGGAGATGTGAACAAGGTGCTGAAAGGCATTGAAGCTGCAACAGCTGCTGGCCTTGCTCCGATCAAGCTGAATGTTGTGCTGATGAAGGGTATCAACGATGATGAGATCAAGGATTTTATTGCTATGACGATTGATCAACCTCTTCATGTGCGTTTTATTGAATATATGCCGATTGGACAGGCTTCGGATTCATGGCGCAAATCTTATTTGCCGCTGGAAGCCGTGACTGATGTATGTGCTGAAGCAGGCTGGACGGTAGAAAATACAACAGGCCCTGCGGGCAATGGCCCATCACGCAATATGAAAATTGCGGGCTCCGAAGGCACATTTGGATTGATTCATCCCGTGAGCGATCACTTCTGTGACAACTGCAACCGACTTCGGTTGACCGCTGACGGACATATCAAAGCCTGCCTCTACTGGTCCGATGAGTATAATGTTCGCCGCTTCGTGGATGATCCGCATGCCATGGCGGCACTTTTCCTCAAAGCGCTGGGTACGAAACCAAAGAATCATGAGATGGCTCTGGCTTTGGAACAAAAAATGCAATCGCACACGCCGACGGTACGCCGCATGTCCCAGATTGGCGGATAACAACAGTACGCAATATAACTCAACCGCGTATTCCTGCATATGGATATATATCTGTACCGTCAGGATGACCTCTTCACACAACGGAAGAGGTAACGCTGGCGCAGTGACCCCTTACGTGAATCAGCATTCATAACGTGAAGTGGAGCGTGTCACAAGGAATAGGCGAATACCCCAAGCAGACAAGAACATGATGTTCTTGTCTGCTTTTTCGTTATATTTTCATAAATTTCTGAAAAACTCCAATTCCCCTGTTTCAATTGTTGAAAATTTAATTAATATACGTTATGCCCTTGTTGGGTCTTCAAGATCAACCTCATTCTGACGATGTATACAATACATCTAGATGATACATATACATTATAGGAGCTGAACCTTATTGAACATCGTTGAAGCACTCGTTGCAGCAAGTCCATATTTTAAAATTATGCTGAAAGAACACGATATCATGATTGCGGTAACCGACACGGAGAAGTTCTGGTATTATGTTCCCAGCAACGAACTCGATCTGGGCATCAAGGCTGGAGACCCCGTTTCCCTCGATGACCCTACACTACGCCGGGCACTTATACATGGGGAAACTTCAGCGAACCGTATTGATGCGAAATTCTATGGCACATCAATCAACTCGGCGGCCACCCCACTTCGGGATGAACAAGGAAATATCGTGGGCACACTTGCCATTGGTTTCTCTCTTCAGAACGAGGAAAAACTGGAGTACTTCACTGAATTGATCGGCGGTATCAGCGGAAAATTAACAGATATGGTGCAGACGGTAGCCGCCCAATCCGAGCAATTGACGGCATCTTCCACGCAGATTTTGGATAATACCCGCATGGCTGTGCAGAACTCAGGCGAAGTGAACAAAGTCGCCGCATTCATCCGTGAAATCTCAGAACAGACCAATCTGCTCGGCCTGAATGCAGCCATCGAAGCGGCCCGAGCAGGTGAAGCAGGCGCCGGATTCAGCGTCGTTGCATCTGAAGTGCGTAAACTTTCTACAGGTACCAAAGAAGCTACGGTGAATATCGAACGTTCCTTGAAGGATGTTCAGCATTCCATTCAGCAGATGGAGCAGGAGATCACATCCATCTCACAGTCTAGCAATCAACAAGCGGTGCTGGTAACCGAGTTCAGCGAGGTCATTGATCAGTTGAACAGTGTAAGCCGTGATCTGAAAGTGTTTATTGAATCCATGTTGCTGAAGGCGGAATAGATCCGATTACGATGAGCTTAACTCAAATGACTAACCATATATAAGAGACGCAATACCGATGCATTATCGAGCACTACATATTCCTACTCAATAACTAATTCAACAGGCTATGCTGATTACCAAATTCAGCATCCACATTGAACTCTCCGTGCGATTAACGTCACGGGGAGTTTTTTTATTTTAACAAGTTGTGCCAGCCGCATCACGGTCCTTCTATGAATAGATGAGCTTCCACAGCATCATACACGCAAGCCCAACCATGACCACAGCGGAGAACCGATTAAACACCAGACTGATGCGTCCAGTTCGATCCGTTCTGCCAATCACCCTGCCTGCGCCTGCAAGTCCCAAGAACCATATCCACGATACAGCCGCGGCTGTTAGGGCAAAATAAATGCGCTCCACCCCTTCATACTGAAGTGAACTGGTGCCAATCACGGCAACCATATCCAGCAGAGCATGAGGATTGAGTAAAGATACCGATGCGGCAAACGCAATCTGTCGCCCTGCTGACATTACCGTTTGCGAACCTTCCACAGATTCGGACGACCTCCAAATACTCCATGCCATATATAGCAGAAACAAGCTTCCTACTGCATACATCACATTCGCTAGCAATGGCCATTGCAGCAAAATGAGCGACACCCCTCCAACGGCTGCCCCGATCAACAGCGTATCACTGACCCCTGCCGTTATTACAACAGGCAGAGCATCAATGTAACGTCTTTGTCTCATGCCTTGGTTAAAAATAAATACATTCTGCACACCCAGTGGCAAGATCAGGCCAAACGCCAGAACCACTGCATGAATAACAACCTCCATTGTTCTTCCCCCTTATCTCTGTCCTCCATAGTAGGACAGATGATGGCCTACGTAACCAACCACTTGGATGGCATCAGACCCAACCAAATGATATAGTGTTTGTTACAAAGATAAACGGAGGTGACTCTGCCAGTTATGGAACGTTCTGATTCTCGGCTAAACATGGGGTGGAAGCCGAATCCCTCTCTCGACTTGCCCTTGTATCGCCAGATTGAAGCCTATGTTCGGCAGAAAATCACAACGGGCGAATGGTCAGCAGGATATCGTCTCCCCTCACAGCGAATATGGGCTGAGTCCATGGGCGTAAACCGCAGTACATTGGTCACTGCCCTTGATAATCTGGCCGCCGCTGGTCTGATTGAAGGCAGACATGGCGGGGGAACTTATATTTCCGGCTCCGGTTGGCATGGCATAGCTCATGGAGCGACGCCCAACTGGAATGAAGCCATTGAGGAGGGCTGGTATTATCCCAACCTGCCCGAGATCCAGCAGATTAATCAGGCTGAATTCAGGCCTGGCATCATACGGCTCGGTACAGGGGAGCTTGCCCCGGAGCTGATGCCTCAGGATGCTTTTAGCGATATTCTACACTCCCTGTCCCAGCGTTCTCGTACACTCAACTACCTGGAACCTCAAGGAAGCCTGGAGCTTCGTGAGGCTTTGTCCGTCCATTTGCAGGCTACTGGCATTCAAGCCTCTCCAGATTCCATACTGATCGTATCGGGTTCTCTTCAGGCACTGCATTTGATTTCGGTCGGACTGCTCCCTCGCGGATCAGCGGTTCTGCTGGAAAAACCGTCGTATCTCTATTCGATTCACGCCTTTCAGTCAGCAGGGTTGAAAATGAGTGGTATCCCGATGGATAACGAAGGCGTACACATTGCACGTCTGGAGGACGCGGCGCAGCATGTCAAAGATCAAGATCACATCTCGCTTCTCTATACGATCCCGAGCTTTCACAATCCCACTGGCTCTGTCATGAGTGATCACCGCCGGGAAGAACTCATGTACACCGCTCGAACATTAGGCATCTCCATACTGGAGGATGCCGCTTACAGTGATCTGTGGTTGGATAAACCTCCTCCGTCATCGCTGAAGGCGCGTGACCAGGAAGGACGGGTGCTGCATATGGGCACCCTGTCAAAGGCAGTCAGTCCTGGACTGCGCCTCGGATGGCTGGTTGGGCCAGAGCCGGTCATTCGCCGTCTCGCCGATATCAAGATGCAGACCGATTATGGTACCAGTTCACTCGCCCAAGAAGCTTCTGCCCTGTGGTTCGCAGAAGGACATCACGCTGGACATATGGAACGCCTTCGCCCTGAACTACGCAGACGCAGAGATACCATGCTGGAGCTGCTTCAACGTCACTTTCATGGTATTGCGGAGTGGGAAATACCCGCTGGTGGATTTTACATCTGGCTGCAATTCACCGTATCCCCTCTCTCTATCCGCCAATTGTTCCATACCTGTCTGGAGCAAAATGTACTAATCCACCCGGGCTATCTGTATGACCGCTTGGACGCAAGTCACATTCGGCTGTCTTACGCCTATGCTTCCCCTGATGAGATGGAACGTGGACTACAATGCCTGGCAGAGGCCGTCCACAGACTTATAGACTCTAGCTCCTGACTTCGACGAATACTGTTTCCTGATTTCACCACAAAAAAACAGCCTTGACCTGGAAGGACCATGTCCTTCAGATCAAGGCTATTCGCGTAAGTTTCGTAAGTTTGTCCGAATACCAGTACGGGCAAATACCAGCTGCGCTGCGGGATACCTTTGAATGTTTTACCCTTTGACCGCACCCTCCGCAATCCCCTCCATGATAAACTTCTGGAAGAACGCATAGATCAGAATAACTGGAATCGCAGTCAGTACCAGGGAGGACAGAATCAACGGCCATTCCTTGTTATATTCACCAAACAGCATGTTCGTGGACAGAATCAGCGTATAACGATTCACATCGGTCAACATGAGCAGTGGCAGCAAGAAGTCATTCCAGATCCACAGGAAGTCCAGAATTGCGATGGTGACTGTGATCGGAAGCAGCAGCGGGAAGATAATCTGGAAGAACGTCTGGAACTCATTACATCCGTCAATCTGAGCCGACTCCTCCAATTCACGCGGAATGGACTTCACAAACCCGTGATAGAGGAAGATTGCCATGTTCACACCAAGCCCGATATAGATCAGGGCCAATCCGTACGTGCTTCCTTGCACCCCCATGCCTTTGGCTACCCGTGTCAGCGGAATCATGATTGAGTGGAACGGTACCAGCATGGATGCAACAAACAGGAAGAAGATCAGGTTGCTCAAGCGGCCTGAGGTACGTGACAACTTGTATCCCGCAAGTGAGGCACAGAAGACGATTCCCCCGATCCCCAGAAAGGA
This Paenibacillus xylanexedens DNA region includes the following protein-coding sequences:
- a CDS encoding carbohydrate ABC transporter permease; translation: MRMQRLNSYLIRLLLILGSLVAMLPIYMAVVNSFKTQGEMFQSFIALPTTLHWENYSDAFNKINLLGSSMNSAIVSFLGIGGIVFCASLAGYKLSRTSGRLSNLIFFLFVASMLVPFHSIMIPLTRVAKGMGVQGSTYGLALIYIGLGVNMAIFLYHGFVKSIPRELEESAQIDGCNEFQTFFQIIFPLLLPITVTIAILDFLWIWNDFLLPLLMLTDVNRYTLILSTNMLFGEYNKEWPLILSSLVLTAIPVILIYAFFQKFIMEGIAEGAVKG